The following are from one region of the Mycolicibacterium diernhoferi genome:
- a CDS encoding SMP-30/gluconolactonase/LRE family protein, producing MTVQPLANGFCFGEGARWFEGLVWFSDMLGEAVHTVTLQGEMSTLALPGHAPSGLGFRPDGTLLIASTKTRQILAYDGETVSALADLTDLVPADLGDMVVDAHGRAYIGSQAREGGVIVALDPDGRATVMAEDLSFPNGMVISPDGTFIVAESTARRLTAFTVADSGALHDRRVFADGLDGPPDGLAVDAEGGVWAAMTLAHQFERITGGGTTALVTDRIDMAGRTAIACALGGPEGRTLFLLSSTDAYPERLIGTRLSTLDAVSVDVPAP from the coding sequence GTTCTCCGACATGCTCGGCGAAGCGGTGCACACCGTCACGCTGCAGGGTGAGATGTCCACCCTGGCGCTACCCGGCCACGCACCGTCGGGCCTGGGTTTCCGACCCGACGGCACTCTGTTGATCGCCTCCACCAAGACGCGCCAGATCCTGGCCTATGACGGTGAAACCGTCTCGGCACTGGCCGATCTCACCGATCTGGTGCCGGCCGACCTCGGCGATATGGTCGTCGACGCGCATGGGCGTGCCTACATCGGTTCGCAGGCGCGCGAGGGTGGGGTGATCGTCGCGCTCGATCCGGACGGCCGGGCGACGGTGATGGCCGAAGACCTCAGCTTTCCCAACGGCATGGTCATCTCCCCCGACGGCACGTTCATCGTCGCCGAGTCCACCGCACGACGGCTGACCGCGTTCACCGTCGCCGACTCCGGCGCCCTGCACGACCGGCGGGTGTTCGCCGACGGCCTGGACGGCCCGCCGGACGGGCTGGCGGTGGACGCCGAGGGCGGGGTGTGGGCGGCGATGACCCTGGCCCACCAGTTCGAACGCATCACCGGCGGGGGGACGACAGCCCTCGTCACGGACCGGATCGACATGGCCGGGCGTACCGCGATCGCGTGCGCACTGGGCGGCCCCGAGGGCCGCACCCTGTTCCTGCTGTCCAGCACGGACGCCTACCCCGAGCGGTTGATCGGCACCAGGTTGTCCACCCTCGACGCGGTCAGCGTCGACGTTCCCGCACCCTGA
- a CDS encoding thioesterase family protein: protein MSDSYYELVDADDPVGEKFAATDLVRSTWSASIQHGAPVSALLARALERCEQREDTRLSRVLIDLLGPVPAEGDLWVRARRERSGKQIELVTAEMLAPGPDGTPRPVARASGWRLQQQDTSAVLHAAAAPLPPLAQARSRDMAKDWDRNYVHSIDWRWLTTPLADGPGESWLSPTVDVVKGESMTPLQRLFAVADDANGIGTKLDIRQWTFMNTDLVVHIHRVPEGEWIGIRAETNYGPDGIGTTLGTLFDEQGPVGAIQQSVLVRRREKR from the coding sequence ATGTCGGATTCCTATTACGAACTCGTCGATGCCGACGACCCGGTCGGCGAGAAGTTCGCAGCCACCGATCTGGTGCGCAGCACCTGGTCGGCGTCCATCCAGCACGGCGCACCGGTGTCGGCGCTGCTGGCCCGCGCCCTGGAACGCTGCGAGCAGCGCGAGGACACCCGGCTCAGCCGGGTACTGATCGACCTTCTGGGTCCGGTACCGGCCGAGGGCGATCTGTGGGTGCGGGCGCGGCGGGAACGCTCCGGCAAGCAGATCGAGTTGGTGACCGCCGAGATGCTGGCCCCCGGCCCGGACGGCACCCCGCGGCCGGTGGCCCGGGCCAGCGGCTGGCGGTTGCAGCAGCAGGACACCAGCGCGGTGCTGCACGCCGCCGCGGCGCCGTTGCCCCCACTGGCCCAGGCCCGCAGCCGTGACATGGCCAAGGATTGGGACCGCAACTATGTGCACAGCATCGACTGGCGTTGGTTGACAACACCATTGGCAGACGGTCCGGGTGAATCCTGGCTCAGCCCGACCGTGGACGTGGTCAAGGGCGAGTCGATGACACCACTGCAACGGTTGTTCGCGGTCGCCGATGACGCCAATGGGATCGGCACCAAGCTGGATATCCGGCAGTGGACGTTCATGAACACCGACCTGGTCGTGCACATCCACCGGGTGCCCGAGGGCGAGTGGATCGGCATCCGCGCCGAGACCAACTACGGCCCCGACGGGATCGGCACCACGCTGGGCACCCTGTTCGACGAGCAGGGCCCGGTCGGCGCAATCCAGCAGTCGGTGCTGGTGCGCCGGCGAGAGAAGCGTTAG